A genomic region of Pristiophorus japonicus isolate sPriJap1 chromosome 22, sPriJap1.hap1, whole genome shotgun sequence contains the following coding sequences:
- the LOC139234653 gene encoding prolactin-releasing peptide receptor-like produces the protein MLSVSTESWGPLPPNTTAYQIELVDDANSSSQFTGVELIQSFKPLIIPCYVLVVFVGLVGNYLLLYVICKTKKMHNVTNFFIGNLAFSDMLMCATCVPFTLAYAFHPRGWIFGKFMCYFVFLIQPVTVYVSVFTLTAIAVDRYYATVHPLKKRISIGTCTYILASVWLMSCALAAPAIAHTYHIEFQDQDLTICEEFWIKMEKEHLAYAYSTLIITYILPLSAVSLSYLRITLKLRNRVVPGNATHNQERWEKVKRKKIFRLLVLVVAAFGACWLPLHVFNIIRDIDISLINKDYFNLIQLLCHCFAMTSACCNPFLYAWLHDRFRAELKKMFTCKKKIVPANNCIAVNVVL, from the exons atgtTATCCGTATCCACCGAAAGCTGGGGCCCCCTTCCTCCAAATACCACGGCCTACCAGATTGAGCTCGTGGACGACGCCAACAGTTCCTCCCAGTTCACGGGGGTCGAGTTGATTCAGTCGTTCAAGCCCCTTATCATCCCCTGCTACGTGCTCGTGGTCTTCGTGGGGCTGGTCGGCAACTATCTCCTGCTCTACGTCATCTGCAAGACCAAGAAGATGCACAACGTCACCAACTTCTTCATCGGCAACCTGGCCTTCTCCGACATGCTGATGTGTGCCACGTGCGTGCCCTTCACTCTGGCCTACGCCTTCCACCCGCGCGGCTGGATCTTTGGCAAGTTCATGTGCTACTTTGTGTTCCTGATACAGCCGGTGACGGTGTACGTGTCTGTCTTCACCCTGACCGCCATCGCCGTCGACAG GTATTATGCCACAGTGCATCCACTAAAGAAGCGTATCTCCATCGGGACCTGCACGTATATCTTGGCCAGCGTCTGGCTCATGTCCTGTGCCTTGGCAGCTCCTGCCATTGCTCACACATACCACATCGAATTCCAGGACCAGGACCTGACCATCTGTGAGGAGTTCTGGATTAAAATGGAGAAGGAGCACCTGGCTTATGCCTACAGCACCCTCATCATAACCTACATCCTCCCGCTTTCTGCCGTCTCCTTGTCCTACCTCCGTATCACCCTCAAACTCAGGAACAGGGTGGTGCCCGGCAACGCCACGCACAACCaagagagatgggagaaggtaaagCGCAAGAAGATATTCCGGCTGTTGGTGCTGGTGGTGGCTGCGTTCGGTGCCTGTTGGCTCCCACTTCATGTCTTCAACATCATCCGCGACATCGACATCAGCCTGATCAACAAGGACTACTTCAACCTGATTCAGCTCCTGTGCCACTGTTTTGCCATGACCTCTGCTTGCTGCAACCCTTTCCTCTACGCCTGGCTGCATGACCGCTTTAGGGCGGAGCTGAAAAAGATGTTCACCTGCAAGAAGAAAATTGTCCCGGCCAACAACTGCATCGCTGTGAATGTCGTGTTGTAA